In a genomic window of Canis lupus familiaris isolate Mischka breed German Shepherd chromosome 13, alternate assembly UU_Cfam_GSD_1.0, whole genome shotgun sequence:
- the OCIAD1 gene encoding OCIA domain-containing protein 1 isoform X2 translates to MNGRADFREPNAEVPRPIPHIGADYIPTEEERRVFAECNDESFWFRSVPLAATSMLITQGLISKGILSSHPKYGSIPKLIFACIMGYFAGKLSYVKTCQEKFKNLENSPLGEALRSGQARRSSPSGHYSQKSKYDSNVSGHSSFVTSPAADDLEKEMLPHYEPIPFSASMNESTPTGITDHIAQVKVNKYGDTWDE, encoded by the exons ATGAACGGGAGGGCTGATTTTCGAGAGCCAAATGCAGAAGTTCCAAGACCAATTCCCC ACATAGGGGCTGATTACATTccaacagaggaagaaagaagagtctTTGCGGAGTGCAATGACGAAAGCTTTTGGTTCAGAT cTGTGCCTTTGGCTGCCACAAGTATGTTGATTACTCAAGGATTAATtagtaaag GAATCCTTTCAAGTCATCCCAAATATGGTTCCATCCCTAAACTAATAT TTGCTTGTATCATGGGATACTTTGCTGGAAAGCTTTCTTACGTGAAAACTTGCCAAGAGAAGTTCAAAAATCTGGAGAATTCCCCTCTTGGAGAAGCTTTACGCTCAGGACAGGCCCGGCGATCTTCACCATCTGG GCACTATTCTCAGAAGTCAAAATATGACTCAAATGTGAGTGGTCATTCATCTTTTGTGACGTCTCCAGCAGCAGACGACCTAGAAAAAGAGATGCTTCCTCATTATGAGCCAATTCCATTCAGTGCTTCTATGAATGAATCTACTCCCACTGGTATTACTGATCATATTGCCCAAG
- the OCIAD1 gene encoding OCIA domain-containing protein 1 isoform X1 — MNGRADFREPNAEVPRPIPHIGADYIPTEEERRVFAECNDESFWFRSVPLAATSMLITQGLISKGILSSHPKYGSIPKLIFACIMGYFAGKLSYVKTCQEKFKNLENSPLGEALRSGQARRSSPSGHYSQKSKYDSNVSGHSSFVTSPAADDLEKEMLPHYEPIPFSASMNESTPTGITDHIAQGPDPNPEESPKRKNITYEELRNKNRESYEVTLTHKTDPSVRPMQERVPKKEVKVNKYGDTWDE, encoded by the exons ATGAACGGGAGGGCTGATTTTCGAGAGCCAAATGCAGAAGTTCCAAGACCAATTCCCC ACATAGGGGCTGATTACATTccaacagaggaagaaagaagagtctTTGCGGAGTGCAATGACGAAAGCTTTTGGTTCAGAT cTGTGCCTTTGGCTGCCACAAGTATGTTGATTACTCAAGGATTAATtagtaaag GAATCCTTTCAAGTCATCCCAAATATGGTTCCATCCCTAAACTAATAT TTGCTTGTATCATGGGATACTTTGCTGGAAAGCTTTCTTACGTGAAAACTTGCCAAGAGAAGTTCAAAAATCTGGAGAATTCCCCTCTTGGAGAAGCTTTACGCTCAGGACAGGCCCGGCGATCTTCACCATCTGG GCACTATTCTCAGAAGTCAAAATATGACTCAAATGTGAGTGGTCATTCATCTTTTGTGACGTCTCCAGCAGCAGACGACCTAGAAAAAGAGATGCTTCCTCATTATGAGCCAATTCCATTCAGTGCTTCTATGAATGAATCTACTCCCACTGGTATTACTGATCATATTGCCCAAG GACCTGATCCCAACCCTGAAGAaagtcctaaaagaaaaaatattacatatgagGAATTAAGGAATAAGAACAGAGAGTCATATGAAGTAACTTTAACACATAAGACTGACCCCTCAGTCAGGCCTATGCAGGAAAGAGTGCCAAAAAAAGAAG
- the OCIAD1 gene encoding OCIA domain-containing protein 1 isoform X3 codes for MNGRADFREPNAEVPRPIPHIGADYIPTEEERRVFAECNDESFWFRSVPLAATSMLITQGLISKGILSSHPKYGSIPKLIFACIMGYFAGKLSYVKTCQEKFKNLENSPLGEALRSGQARRSSPSGHYSQKSKYDSNVSGHSSFVTSPAADDLEKEMLPHYEPIPFSASMNESTPTGITDHIAQGRNFS; via the exons ATGAACGGGAGGGCTGATTTTCGAGAGCCAAATGCAGAAGTTCCAAGACCAATTCCCC ACATAGGGGCTGATTACATTccaacagaggaagaaagaagagtctTTGCGGAGTGCAATGACGAAAGCTTTTGGTTCAGAT cTGTGCCTTTGGCTGCCACAAGTATGTTGATTACTCAAGGATTAATtagtaaag GAATCCTTTCAAGTCATCCCAAATATGGTTCCATCCCTAAACTAATAT TTGCTTGTATCATGGGATACTTTGCTGGAAAGCTTTCTTACGTGAAAACTTGCCAAGAGAAGTTCAAAAATCTGGAGAATTCCCCTCTTGGAGAAGCTTTACGCTCAGGACAGGCCCGGCGATCTTCACCATCTGG GCACTATTCTCAGAAGTCAAAATATGACTCAAATGTGAGTGGTCATTCATCTTTTGTGACGTCTCCAGCAGCAGACGACCTAGAAAAAGAGATGCTTCCTCATTATGAGCCAATTCCATTCAGTGCTTCTATGAATGAATCTACTCCCACTGGTATTACTGATCATATTGCCCAAGGTAGAAACTTCTCTTGA